The DNA sequence AGAAATGAGTTCTGCCTATAATTGGTGCGGGCAAATGGTACATATAGGAGGACAGACTTACGCAAACTTCTACGGGGTATTGACAGATGTATGTTTTGAAGCAGTTCCGGGCAGTCAATTTTGCTCTGTGCTATCTTGACGAGAAAAGTTACATCTGCTGCTTTACGCCTAATAGCAAGAGGGAGCAGGTGTAATTTATTACAGTTAAACTCGTAGGTACGTTtcggtaatttaaatttgaatgcGAGATAACGAATGAATTTACGTTGAATTGCTTCGATTTTAGAAATATACACGTCGTATCTCGGATTCCAGACCTGTGATGCATACTCGAGTATACTTCTTACTAGAGAGCAATACAACACCTTAATAGGTTTCATAGACTTGAATGGTTTGCAAGATCGAATTAGGAATCCTAGTGATTTATAGGCTTTTTTAACAATGTGGTCAATGTGTTTATCAAGTAATAATTTGGAATCCATGATCACTCCTAAGTCTCGGATCTCGCTAGTACTACAGATGGGTTGGTCTTTAAGTTTATAAATGgatgggtgttgatattttttgcgactgaatgaaattgaaaaacatttggaaacatttaaatctagcTTGTTTGCTGAGCAATACTTGTCAAGTCTGAGAAGATCTTCCTGAAGCAGGGATTCGTCTAATTCATTATTTACGACtctaaaaacttttaaatcaTCTGCAAAAAGAAGGAAATTTGAATTATAAAAACACAAGTTGATATcgttgataaataaaataaatagcaatGGTCCCAGCAATGACCCCTGAGGAACTCCTGAAGGTATATCCGTCCAAGATGACATGAACCCGTTAAGTACCACTGCCTGAgttctattttttatgtatgatgAGAACCAGCGGAAAAGATCACCCCTTATACCAGCAGATAAAAGCTTTCTAAGTAACAAATTGTTATCTATACGATCAAAAGCTTTACTGTAGTCCGTAAACACTGCATCAACCTGATTATTACTATCCATTTGATCACTAATGAATTCATTGAAAACAACCATGTTGGAAACTGTGGATCTTTGCTTTAAGAAACCATGTTGTTGCGCATTGAAAGTCGATTTGAGTGCGGCATAAACCTGGTTATATACTAAACGTTCAAGCACTTTAGCTATAAGGCACAGTTTGGATATTGGCCTGTAGTTGTCAACCATGTTCTTGGGGCCTTTTTTATGTATGGGGCTGATGAACGCTGACTTCCATAGAGAAGGCATCACACCCTCCGACAAAGATCTCTTAAATAAAATCGATAGTGGAATTGATAGACACTCAGAACATTTAGTTAAAAATACAGCTGGAAGTTGATCCGGACCTGCAGACTTAAATGGATCCAAGGAGCTTAGAAGTATGTCGATTTGTTCAGTGGATATTTCAATTGTAGCAATGTCCACAGGAGAGGATGGTATATTGTCAAACATAATGTTCTCTTCTTCATGCTCCGATAAGGGCTGCAAGAAGGTGGAGTGAAAATATGCTGAAAAAAGGTTACTGATTACCTCACCGGAAGACGAGGTAGTGTTAGCATAGGTCATGGAAGCTGGATAGGAACCTCCCTTccgtttgtttttaataaacgACCAGAAGGCTCGCGGGTTTTTAGTAACCGAATCTTCAATTTGGGTGATGTAGTTAGCATAACAGGATTTTTCTAGGTGCTTAATTCTCTCCCTTAGATATTCGAATGAGACTTTGTCATGTAAATTACcatactttttaaattttttgtggtatttatgtttttcttttaacgCTTTAATAATAGACCCGTTGAACCAAGGCGGGTATTTGGAGTTAGTCGAAATCTGTTTAGGAACGTGATTATTGCggatattgtaaataatattgtaaaatatagttaCTGCCTCATCGACGGAACCATTAGCCAGTACTGTGTTCCAATCAATATCGTAAAcctcttttttaattttctcaTAGTCGGCagagttatatttatatttaatgcgtGGAGATGGAAGTAGTGGTTCGAGTTCAATAAAAGAAATAGTAATAAAGAGAGCTCTATGATATGGATCCTCTTGCACTAAGGGATCAGAACACGAATCCACGCCGACACTATCGTTGCAGAGAACCAGATCAAGGATACGATTGAATTGATTTACGATATGGTTATATTGTTGTAAATTGCAGAAGCTAATAGTATCGAGAAAATTATTGACGTGCTCGGTAGGTACCACGCCAGCTTCGAGCCCGTCGCCGCTGCCGGTGGTGTTCCAATCTATGCAGCTCATGTTGAAATCTCCTACCACCAAGAATTTGTCAGTATCATTATTTGTGTTAATATATTCCAGCCTCGAACAGTAATTGAGAAGTTGGTCTGCAAGCGACAATCCTAAGTTTTCAGAACACAGGTAAAGAGTGCAAATATTAAGATTAAAACAGTTTTTCGTACGAGGACAGGTTAAAGTGACGGACACCCATATATCTTCCGCCGACGACTGCCACTCCGGCCTATTATTTGCTATTAAATCTCTCTTAATCGCAATTAAGACCCCCCCGCCCCTCTCTTGCTGCGTACGAACGTAATCACGATCTCGCCTCCATACATGATATCTCTCATCAAATAATTCCTGGTCATAAATACCATCATTAAGCCAAGTTTCAGTGAGGCATATTATGTCGAAGTTATTTATTGCTACGTTTCTAGAAAAAATGCTAGTCTTGGTTCGAAGCCCTCTCGTATTTTGATAGTAAACTGTTAAGTTCGGCATTGTGTACAGAAAATAATTAACAGCACATTAACAATGGATATAataaagcagtaaataatattatcaaagGATGTTATTGTAAGTGAAACCTCAATAGCCAAACAAAGGACAAGACCACATCGGAAGCAAGTtattataagataagatatgtacctacaccTCACGCCAACGAAGGCACAActgcaaaaaactaaatacttcATATCTCCTGAGAGCCCGCGATTTACACCTAGGTATGCCAATACTAACAAACAGTAAATTACATATCTTAAGTTTAAATAACTTCGTTTATTTATCCGCCTAAGTATCGCTAAACAAAAGCAGTTAATTAGTAACAATGTAAGTAATTCCTCACTAAAAACAAGTGACGGTAAAATGTAGTTGTCATCGAAGCACAGGATTGAACCCAGTAAACACAAAAATGGCATAactaacataaaattaaatacaattgatCTAAAGTAGTCCTTAAGATTATTATGCGTAAGAGTAACTACAGCAATTGCGAAATCTAATATAAGACCATCATGCGACAAACGCATGGAATAACAGATAACAGTTGTAGACAAAAGCGGCCCGAGTTGAATACAAAAGGCTGGGATATCGACAAAAAATGTAACAAAAAATGAGTAGTCAGGGGTGTTTAACGTATTAAAACTTAGTTCGGAGCAATATGATTGATTCGTTGTGAGTCGGAGAAGACTGTTTACTTCAACTTGTTTAAATCACTTAAGCACTTGATAATAAGAACGGGCGATGAGTCATTTTTACGTATGTGAATTTTAGCATGCTTGACCCATATATAAGCATAGTTCTTTTCCTTAGCAGATTGCTTTGCCTTTGTAAGAAGCTTCTTGTTGCCCGGTGATAGGTGATCATTCACATAAATGCGCTGATCACAGTTCGAGAAGCCCAAATCAGAAGCAATTAAAGCTTTAGAGCGTCTGGCGGCTGCCACAAAGTCCTCCTTTACATAACGGTTAACAAATCCAAGCAGtatagatttttcatttgaGTTAAATATCGGCACTCGCGTAACGAAGTTAATTTGAGAATTTTGAATAGGCAAGTTGATATGCTCACCCAATGATGCCACAATATTGAACAGGTTTTCACCATTTTTTACCGGAACCCCCTTTATTTCCACGTTATTAAGGCGCGACCATTGATCCTTATCAATTGCCTCCTGTTGCAGAGTATCCACTGATGATTGGGTAACCTTCAGCACCTCCTTGATCTCCTCGATTGCCGAGACACGGTCATGCAGTCCCACAAGCTGCGTCTCGAAGTCATCCACTTTAGAACTGGCGAATTCGCAGCTCTTTATAACTTCCTGCATGTTTGATTTTAACTCGTTAACGTCCGAGATAAGTTTTGGTAGCTCATCTAGTTTATGAGTTAGGATGTCCAAACGGTTTATAATGTCCTCCAGGGTAGCCTCTCTTTTAGCAACAGGGCTTTTGCCTCTCGGAGAAGATATGCGACATTTAGGGCACTTCCATCCAGCTCTACGATCAGTTCCTAGGTTGCGATAGCCTCTCTCGGTGATGTTCGCGCAAGAAAAGCAGAAGCTTTTGATACAGCCGGAGCAAGCTGCGCCATCGCCGCAAGTAGTATTACAGCCAAAACATAACATATTGGAAGGCTAAGAAGGTTGGGAACCACTGGCTGAACTGAGCAAATACGTGCGCACTGTATGAATACTTGGAACGAACTGTGCGCACTGTATGAATACTTGGAACGAActgaatatatattatatattattataatagttcATAAACTACCTAAGTGCACCCACATACACACGGGATTTCGATTAGATACTTGGGTAGAGACACAGTCATTACCGTTACATCGTATCTCGCGGATGtcataataaaaacatgaCAGTACTGTCAACATCTAATACCCATTTGCGAATCCCATTCAGTGTTATGAGCGCTTATAGCCGCTAGCAATTAACACACCGTATTAGGGTGGCTCCTGTTTGGAATCTCATACGCGTTTATTAAccgaaaaatattataaagtactTTAGATTATATTTTAGCACAACACCAAACTGTTCTGGCCGAAATCGAACCCTAGATCCTAGGCAGCGGTCAGTCACTAACCACGATGCCACCGCCAGACtaattttcaaaactttttttgtttttaaaattatgattttaataactaaaagtatgtaagtaagCGCCCATTGATTGTATAAGAGCGTAAATTTCAGTGACCTTAAGGTTATCCGCTGAAAATTTCACAGCTTCATCTAGTTGGTACCATAACTATaccataacatttttttaacctACGAAATTGTTTCAGACTTTCATTTCAATCCGACAGACTGATAGGAGTAGCCCGCGCCAACTTTattgtagggtgaccatgacCATTCAATCAACATTGGGACATAATCATAAACTGCAAGGCACGCGCACTCATAAATACCCGACGCGTAACAATCGGCCAGTCCTGACATTTATGACCGAAAGTGTGGACTCCACTGGGGAAGCCATGATGCAAAATGCGAAGCATAACGAATTGGTCCTCAATTGGTTCGCTAGTATTCGGTACAACGAAATTGGTTCTTTGGTATTCGCTATCAATGGTGTAATTGAACCTCGGTTATTTGCATTATGAAATTTCGAGATTGAAAGGTgttaattgaaaattattggtAGAACTAATGACTGAACAAAAAGCTCATTTGAATTTTGATGACACGcggtgtaaataaaattacggCGCTAATAAAGAGATATgggttattaaaattatattgatatGTGGAGTGCTTATTGACATGTTGTGTACATAAATTGCTTGgacacaaataattattttgcatTCTTCTGGGGGTGTTATTATGTCTTACTGCTATAACaacaacaatataattttCCATAACGGTATTAGGTATGTCGTTTTTcgtatttcaatttattttattctctgTCTCATCTAGAGCTTTTGTCCAGCGTGCTTTTATTATGTCCGTTTATTCATGGAACTTCCGATTTTCTTTCCCATTATGACAGCTCTCAAGCGTAAATTACGATTATCGGCTAACGCATAAAAGGGACAAAACAGGAAAGACAAAAACAGGAAAATGGCTGCCGATAAACGTCAAATGGATTGTGACGTCACTGACGTCAGTTGAGCAGATGCAAAGTTCGTTGATGAAATTTTTAATTgctgatttaattaaataaatgaatatatttttgctttttgttttggatattttatcatatttcTGATAATGATGAGAAAAAcctaagttataaaaatataattttacttacctacgaataataaaatctatagtaagtaggtaacaaATATTAATCATGTCGAAATCTCCCAAActctttatttaaataataaaataaaaacaaagaatgAATCTGTTTAACAGTGCGTTGATACTAGAAATGACGTTGGCGATGGTGGCTATTCCAAAATTTTTACGAATGCGCGGTGCATCGCTCGTAAAACGTTTACGATTGCCGCGTCCCTCGTGTGGGAATAGCCCTGCTTGTTTATTAATCTGCTGGTTATGTCCCGACATTATTAGcgaatacctacataactaaAGACATAAAGTTTACTAAAAAAAGGTTATATGCTTACATAGAATAAGCTACTGCCACGAGATACACATACAGTGTGATTATTTACtaatactaaataattatcaatattatttatcattacttttctgaataataattatgtagccACTCATTAGAAGCGAAGGCTTGTgatcaaatataatatatttgaacaaatatataataaaggACAGGTGATTGCATATTGAAGTATACTTTAATTATAGGATCTGTAATTCAGTATCTTATGTAGTATCCCAgacaaacattaattaattgaCCATTTCCAGACATGTTTTCCTTTGCACAGTGATTCTTAAAGCCATCACACAAGTATAAATTTCCCTTGCAATTATAGAATTGGTTCAACATGAAAGGTCCGGTTATTTCGTCCAAATAATTAGATGCAATTCAAAATGATGGGCACATTCAAATTTTGAGTCGCAAATCAAAGTGCCCGTATCTTTGCTATGGGAAAATGAACCGGCCAGTGAATGggctataattattgtttaggGTCATTTTAGGCATAATCCTTTTTAGggttacattacattacatggTATCGGGAAGTTGCTTGATGATTATTGCTTGTGTAATAATTGTTgtgtgattttaataaaattttatgtatatacattatTTGTAATGGTCACTGGTATACTTTATTGCAGCATAGATGCTGCTACGGTATTTATATGtgttttgtattaaaattacaACTTGCAACGAGATTACAATgcaattaggtatattttatctgcttttaattattttcgtGTTTGACTTTTTtcttagtaaataatattataataaatagtaaaaataaataaatttgtagaTGTAAATTTATTGGTCTTGTAGCTAATTTACATCTGCAAATCAATATAGACTAATCTATAAACATATCACACTATTAAAAAATTCCCACAATCAGCTATGGTCATTACAAAAGATTCTCATCTTAATTGTTACTTGAAAACTAATAAATCTTTCAACAACGTGTTTATATTGGTCATTTGCCCTCATAAGGGTCAAAACGTCGAAgccattaaaaataaaaataaatatgcgAAATAGTTCTTTTACACCCCTCAGAAGCAAATGGAAGCATCTCTTGGtcaaacaatataaataatacggGGATCGATTGCAAAATGAGTATTTAACAAAAGGGTATAAagttcatattataaatagggGATAAAAGTGGGAACtcgataattttttatccctACCATGGTATCTCGATGCATACTGAAGAGTTGACTTCAACTCGAGAAGAGacgtcactgaaactttttcattgcttgtgattATGAGTGTAGTAAAGCAGTTGCTTAGTTAATTAATTTCAAGAAAAAGATACAAGTTTGCTTCAGTATTCATTGTtgcttacttacttacctacctacctcaatataatatattatgtatatatatttcatatttttcaatGCGTCATGATTACTTgttgataataaaaaatatatattataatatataatggtTACATCCCACATCATAGTAGGGGCACGGGAAGCTCAAAACAGCGTCCAAAAGAGTCAATACGCTTATTTGCATAACAAAAgacatattttaaattatgtggCTCGGCCACACGTCGCCTTAATTGTTCCATGTAGGTCTTCTCAATGGAACAAAAGAGCTGTCCACTCGATTGATGATGGAGTTTGTGTGGGAGCATTTTAGCAGCaaaacgatttttaaaatggcCGATTCATAAACAAAGATAGAAACGTTGTGATAATTTCATTATACTTAGAACGGTAAGGAAAAAAGGTAAAAGGTCACTGAAGAAAAAATAAGACCGTATGCCAATATGACCTATAAGACGATGAGTCATACACTTATGCAGTTATGCACCCCTATAAGCGCGGTATACCGTAACCACTACACACCTGGTCACCCTACAATTTTCTTAGTGCTTTTTATCCAATGAATTTTCGTCTTAATACACTTTGGTGCTAAGGGTTTCTTTTGTGAATGATTAGTTTGGTTGTCGTAGCACGTGGCAGGTGTGAATGGTTTACCTTACTGAATGAACGTTATCTGATGAATATGGAATTGGCCAATAGACTGGATCgataatttgtttttacggTAAGTCTCAAtcgttttttaataaattatctaTTACGGCAATAGCGATTCAATTCATGAGTGACGAGCGATGGCATTCGATTGTTTAGGATGATGAATGGTTATGTATTTAGTGCACTTACCTGACctaaattttgtaagtatctAGGTATTAAATCAAAAGCAAGCCTGTCTAACGCCAACAATTTTCAATTAATCCCCAACTGTCCGACAAACTCAACGTCTCGAAACCTAGTGTTCTGTACTCTAGGTAGTCTaactaaacataataaattattccaGCGCTCACACACAACCAAAATGCGCAGTTAACAGTCTGCGACAGACAATGCAATCAATTTATCTCAACTTCTGGAGACACGACGGCTTCGGATGCATTAGCCGAATCAATTATTCaacataggtaagtaactaattCGCATTTGAATGATACATTTACAATGCGCGTCTTGTCTTAATCTATTTGCTTGTAATGTGGAGGACACGACTTTCAGTGTTTAAGGTACATTTTATCCTGTAGGTTTCATCTTATGTGGCACAGTTATATTATATGTTATAGCTTTAAAAATCTTTTctaaactatttaaaaaaaatatattgttgatataatataaatacgagtagttaaaattatttttaaagtaattaatttataattaattatttttaagtagaCCAATCGTCAGCGCCTAGTTTTTTCAAAACGGTAACTTTTAcaagtcaaataaaaaaaaacgagaCACGTTTTTGCACATCACGCTCGACTTTACCGAGCCGCTAACATCTGTCGTAACCTTTATCACCCACGTGTTTACCTATAACTGTTCACCACACCTTGCCAGTCTACATAACTTATCGCCACTCCAATGGGGATAAGTGTGGTGGTAATAATTGCGAATGGTCAAGCGAAGGCACGCGTTGAAGGGCGCAAAAAGCTATGAGGAAATGCGATGGCATGTCATCGTGGTAAAGTATATGGAAGACATtgaaataaagttttctataagtacgtacattttattattattatttattgacttACATAActactatttttaattatgatttcCATAGTTTTCCTTTGGTATTCGACCGGTATTTAAAGTTggtgaatattatattataatattatattaataaagaaGCCAGTTTTTACATACATCATATAATTATGCCTCTTCCGTATgtatctatgaaaataaactacactaaatattattattttttactgaaacTGGTCCCCTAGTATTTTATCTGCTAACTTTACATTGTCTGTAATGAAAGTTAATTAAAAGTGCAACTACCGGGCAGATGTGCTAAGCTAATGGTCGTCACAGTGACTCGCGATTTATTCGCGTCCGACACACAACACACTGCAATCGTAAACTCATAGGCAACACGGAAGTGGAATGTCCTTTAATTACCGTTAGGCGTGGTCACCCTATCATTGTTGGTAAGAAATaaatggttttaaaattaattttgtaatgttttatcTACTTACTTCATTAAATTGATtcaatttgaaattaatattgaTCAATAAAGCATAAGTGAACATTTATCGTAATGAATGTTGTAATTCACTTCCTTTTTTAAAAGACCACAACAGAAAACTCAcgaaacaatacaaaacaaaagaaatgCAAAGCAGGGTAAACCTCAAAATTGTTTGCAACGAATCAGCAAATTCCAACTTTTATTCTCGAAACCCGTGGACCGTTCAACCAGATTAGTCGCACCCCCAAATTAAATCCCAAATGAAATCCATCCCAGAAAATTGTGACAAACGCCATCCGTCATCCCGACCTCATTTGCATGAGAAAAACTGTTGAAGAACAACTATTTATCAAATGCGCGGGCACTTCCGGCGGCCATGACAGTCGGCGCGACGCGTTTCCGCCCGCCATCTTGGATTTCCGTCTATTTTACGCGCGCTGATTGGGGAGTGATCTCGATTTAGATAATTTAGTGTAGCGctcaaaatgaaatattagaGGTGTTTTGTTAGATTTCTGTTGATTGCTGGCGATGTTGTTATCGTGATTGTCTTGTTCCATCTTGTGGATGGTTTTCGTTGGGTAGGTTACAAATGATGAGGTTGAAATATAATGGGCAGAATAAACCagtatttacttttactttatatttttttacttagtGGGTGCTAATCCCACTATCCCTGTATGATATTCATAAAATCACAATTATCTGATGTAAGGATTAGAATTTAGCGATTAGATTCTGATatctaaaaatacaaaaaaacataatggctaactaatgtataatattatgtatatcttATTTGAAGTGTTTAGAAAAACACGATGCCAAAGCCAAACATGATGCTAAGGGAACTCTCTTTTGactaaattcaatattttccaATTAACCCCGTGAAACCGCGGGGAAGGTGGAAGAAATTCAATTCCTCTGTCACAAAGCTTTACATTCCCACCTCGCCACACGGACagctaatttaattaagtgaCAACAttcttttaaagtaaaaaattgtAGAATCAAATAAGTTTCGAGTCCAATTTTCCACTGACAATGAAGAGCAACCCCGTGAAAGAGATGTTTGGGGTTCCGTAGGACAAGGTACGTAGGtttgttttttgcaaaaaaatatacaatattgttAGGCCGAgtgagtaattttttttttaagtattcaataagtacctacttaattgtGTGGTTTTTCTTTTCGGAAAAGGGCATTTAGGTACGGTACTaatgacacacacacacacacacgcactcacgtcttgtactaatgtactcccttgcggggtaggcattGCTGCACcaacttttcgccagagtgttatgttagtcccaatgtaatagggggcgggcctattgccattttacgggcacatccaagacccgagaacaaatatctgtatttaaacaaatatctgccccagctgggaatcgaacccgggaccatcggctcagtagtcaggtcactaaccactacgccattcggtcgtctaactaatgataaatcataaaattaaatttcaatttcgtaggtatgtaagtataattatgtgtaatCCATAagactaaaataaataaatgaatcgTGTCTTAACTTACCCATGCCTGAAACCcacattttttaaagtttattaaagGCATCAGCCAGGTTTTTAATGTAATGTTGTgaattacttaaaataatataaaatctaCTACGGAACctaatgaatatttttgtacGAGACAGTCAGTCAGCCATGTACTAACGTATCCACAATGCGATTTGTAACTCCTTGAACCATGCTGAATCAATTAGAGAACCCACGATAGCTTTGAACGTTTTGAAAAATACCCTTTTGTGTGTCTACGtcttaatttgtaaataagaaatctgtttaaaaaaagtcttgaaataaaattcatccTCTTTGAGATCCGTTAATTATACTCTAATGAAGATAACCCTTTTTCATGGTATGCGCTAAAAGCGAttcaatattctattctattatctgtggggatGTTAGTAATAA is a window from the Plutella xylostella chromosome 7, ilPluXylo3.1, whole genome shotgun sequence genome containing:
- the LOC119690422 gene encoding uncharacterized protein LOC119690422 — encoded protein: MQEVIKSCEFASSKVDDFETQLVGLHDRVSAIEEIKEVLKVTQSSVDTLQQEAIDKDQWSRLNNVEIKGVPVKNGENLFNIVASLGEHINLPIQNSQINFVTRVPIFNSNEKSILLGFVNRYVKEDFVAAARRSKALIASDLGFSNCDQRIYVNDHLSPGNKKLLTKAKQSAKEKNYAYIWVKHAKIHIRKNDSSPVLIIKCLSDLNKLK